One stretch of Eupeodes corollae chromosome 2, idEupCoro1.1, whole genome shotgun sequence DNA includes these proteins:
- the LOC129948562 gene encoding ubiquitin-conjugating enzyme E2 N yields MSSLPRRIIKETQRLMQEPVPGINAIPDENNARYFHVIVTGPNDSPFEGGVFKLELFLPEDYPMSAPKVRFITKIYHPNIDRLGRICLDVLKDKWSPALQIRTILLSIQALLSAPNPDDPLANDVAELWKVNEAEAIRNAREWTQKYAVED; encoded by the coding sequence atgTCCAGCCTACCACGTCGCATCATCAAAGAAACCCAACGTCTTATGCAAGAGCCAGTTCCCGGAATCAATGCAATCCCAGATGAAAACAACGCCAGATATTTCCATGTCATTGTGACCGGACCAAATGACTCGCCTTTTGAGGGTGGTGTCTTCAAATTGGAACTCTTCCTACCGGAAGACTATCCAATGTCAGCACCTAAAGTTCGCTTCATTACAAAGATCTACCATCCGAATATCGATCGTTTGGGACGCATTTGTTTGGATGTTCTCAAAGACAAATGGAGTCCAGCATTGCAAATCCGAACCATATTATTGTCAATTCAGGCGCTCCTCAGCGCCCCCAATCCAGATGATCCCTTGGCTAACGATGTCGCTGAACTGTGGAAGGTGAACGAGGCCGAGGCCATTAGAAATGCCCGTGAATGGACCCAGAAGTATGCCGTAGAAGACTGA